Proteins from one Malassezia vespertilionis chromosome 2, complete sequence genomic window:
- a CDS encoding uncharacterized protein (COG:A; EggNog:ENOG503P2BY), with protein MEAKEILANIAFTTSGALVDYVDSILTLLEKVVVILRDGKKLIGILRSYDQFANFMLQETIERVFLGNRYADVPKGLYIIRGENVVLLGELDLDMEDELPKATASPIPASAAQKLLEAVAAENQSKEKLDKRRIAVLRRDFGFSGEGAEGDSY; from the exons ATGGAAGCGAAGGAAATCCTGGCAAACATTGCTTTTACCACATCTGGTGCATTGGTCGATTATGTTGACAGTAT ACTAACTCTCTTAGAAAAAGTCGTCGTTATTTTGCGCGACGGAAAAAAGCTCATCGGCATTCTTCGTTCCTACGATCAATTTG CCAACTTTATGTTGCAGGAAACTATCGAGCGTGTATTTTTAGGGAATCGCTACGCGGATGTCCCCAAAGGTTTATACATTATACGGGGGGAGAATGTTGTTCTCCTAGGCGAACTT GATCTGGATATGGAGGATGAGTTGCCGAAAGCGACCGCATCACCTATACCCGCctcagcggcgcaaaagctgCTTGAGGCAGTTGCTGCGGAGAATCAGTCGAAAGAAAAGCTTGACAAGCGACGGATAGCCGTACTGCGCCGGGATTTTGGCTTCTCTGGCGAAGGTGCAGAGGGAGACAGCTACTAG
- the ubc8 gene encoding E2 ubiquitin-conjugating enzyme (COG:O; BUSCO:EOG09264Z1B; EggNog:ENOG503NUH5), with product MIRISSTPNVFATAWTNSKYSVPKRRIETDVMKLYVWHKYSSFSIMSDYEIHLVDDNMQEFHVIFQGPSETPYEKGVWRIHVELPDQYPYKSPSIGFVNKIFHPNIDEVSGSVCLDVINQTWSPMFDCINIFETFLPQLLRYPNPTDPLNGEAAAMLLRDADAYDRKVRAFVAAFATGKTAGKDATPNAEDAADNVDDDEDMSDIGSMSDIGNSVFSE from the exons ATGATACGTATCTCATCCACCCCCAATGTGTTTGCCACAGCATGGACTAACTCCAAGTACAGTGTTCCTAAGCGACGCATCGAGACGGATGTAATGAAACTGTACGTGTGGCATAAATACTCATCGTTCAGCATCATGTCAGACTACGAGATCCATCTTGTGGATGACAATATGCAAGAGTTTCATGTAATTTTCCAAGGTCCTTCAGAGA CGCCGTATGAGAAAGGCGTATGGCGCATACACGTTGAGCTTCCTGACCAATACCCCTACAAATCTCCGTCCATCGGATTTGTGAACAAAATTTTTCATCCCAACATTGATGAAGTTTCGGGCTCTGTCTGCCTGGACGTGATCAATCAGACATGGTCGCCCATGTTTGATTGTATCAATATATTTGAAACCTTTCTTCCTCAGCTATTGCGGTACCCAAATCCCACTGACCCATTGAATGGAGAAGCAGCGGCAATGTTATTAcgcgacgcagacgcgTACGATCGAAAAGTACGTGCATTTGTGGCGGCATTTGCGACAGGGAAAACTGCAGGCAAAGACGCAACACCGAATGCAGAGGATGCCGCTGACAATGTGgatgacgacgaagacATGAGCGATATCGGTAGTATGTCCGACATTGGCAACAGCGTCTTTTCTGAGTAG